One Bradyrhizobium sp. ISRA464 genomic window carries:
- a CDS encoding nicotinate-nucleotide adenylyltransferase — protein sequence MPYPAAQALPFYTNGMRIGLLGGSFNPPHAAHRAISLFAIKRLQLDRVWWLLTPGNPLKNHDGLRALAERADAARRVADDPRIDISCLEAVIGTRYTVDTIIHLRRRVSGVHFVWIMGADNLAQFHRWKDWRRIASDVPIAVIDRPPQSFRALAAPAAQALARYRLPENQATRLADQRAPAWVFLTGMKSKLSSTGLRNPDGSWRTA from the coding sequence GTGCCGTACCCCGCAGCCCAGGCGCTGCCGTTCTATACCAACGGCATGCGGATCGGGCTGCTGGGCGGCTCGTTCAATCCGCCCCACGCGGCGCATCGCGCCATCAGCCTGTTCGCGATCAAGAGATTGCAGCTCGATCGCGTCTGGTGGCTGCTGACGCCGGGCAATCCGCTGAAGAACCATGACGGGCTGCGTGCGCTTGCCGAACGCGCCGACGCTGCGCGCCGCGTTGCCGATGATCCGCGCATCGACATCAGCTGTCTCGAAGCTGTCATTGGTACGCGCTACACTGTCGACACAATCATCCACTTGCGCCGCCGCGTCTCCGGCGTGCACTTTGTCTGGATCATGGGCGCTGACAACCTCGCGCAGTTCCACCGCTGGAAAGACTGGCGGCGCATCGCCTCCGATGTGCCGATTGCCGTGATCGACCGCCCGCCCCAAAGTTTCCGCGCCCTTGCCGCACCGGCAGCACAGGCGCTCGCGCGCTACCGCTTGCCCGAGAACCAGGCGACGCGGCTGGCCGATCAGCGCGCCCCGGCCTGGGTATTCCTGACCGGCATGAAATCCAAGCTGTCTTCGACCGGCCTTCGGAACCCTGACGGGAGCTGGAGGACGGCGTGA
- a CDS encoding glutamate-5-semialdehyde dehydrogenase produces the protein MTTPLKAIDGNADLSALMTDLAAKASAAARVLALAPPEQKDRALAAIERAIRANAAAILAANAEDVAEARAAGTTSALLDRLTLTQARIDGMADGVATVREIPDPVGAVTERWQRPNGMTIERVRVPLGVIGVIFESRPNVAADAGVLCLKSGNAVILRGGSDSFRSCRAIHDCLVQGLREAGLPEAAITLVPTRDRAAVGLMLSGLNGGIDVIVPRGGKSLVARVEEEARVPVFAHLEGVNHVYVDAGADLEMAKSIVLNAKMRRTGVCGAAETLLVDRAAAASSLKPLVEMLLDAGCEVRGDDAVQKVDVRVKPASDEDWNTEYLDAVIAARVVNGVDDAIAHIHDHGSHHTDSIVTEDAKAAEKFLSEVDSAIVLHNASTQFADGGEFGFGAEIGIATGKFHARGPVGAEQLTSFKYRVHGTGQTRP, from the coding sequence ATGACCACGCCTCTGAAGGCGATCGACGGCAACGCCGATCTCTCCGCCCTGATGACCGATCTCGCCGCCAAGGCGAGCGCCGCCGCGCGCGTGCTGGCGCTGGCGCCGCCGGAGCAGAAGGACCGGGCACTCGCCGCGATCGAACGCGCGATCCGCGCCAACGCGGCAGCCATCCTTGCCGCCAATGCCGAGGATGTCGCGGAGGCGCGCGCCGCCGGCACGACCTCGGCGCTCCTCGACCGCCTGACGCTGACGCAGGCGCGCATCGACGGCATGGCCGATGGGGTTGCGACCGTGCGCGAGATTCCCGATCCGGTCGGTGCCGTCACCGAGCGCTGGCAGCGGCCGAACGGCATGACGATCGAGCGCGTGCGCGTGCCGCTCGGCGTGATCGGCGTGATCTTCGAGAGCCGCCCCAACGTCGCCGCCGACGCCGGCGTGCTGTGCCTGAAGTCGGGCAATGCGGTGATCCTGCGCGGCGGCTCGGACAGCTTCCGCTCCTGCCGCGCAATCCATGATTGCCTGGTGCAGGGCCTGCGCGAAGCCGGCTTGCCCGAAGCCGCGATCACCCTGGTGCCGACGCGCGACCGCGCTGCGGTCGGCCTGATGCTGTCGGGGCTCAATGGCGGCATCGACGTGATCGTGCCGCGCGGAGGCAAGAGCCTGGTCGCACGCGTCGAGGAGGAAGCACGCGTGCCGGTGTTCGCGCATCTCGAAGGCGTCAATCACGTCTATGTCGATGCCGGCGCCGATCTCGAGATGGCGAAGTCGATCGTGCTGAACGCCAAGATGCGCCGCACCGGCGTCTGCGGCGCGGCCGAGACGCTACTGGTCGATCGGGCCGCCGCGGCGAGCAGCTTGAAGCCGCTGGTCGAGATGCTGCTCGACGCCGGCTGCGAGGTTCGCGGCGACGACGCCGTGCAGAAGGTCGATGTGCGCGTCAAACCGGCGTCCGATGAGGATTGGAACACCGAATATCTCGACGCCGTCATCGCAGCCCGCGTCGTCAATGGTGTCGACGATGCGATCGCGCATATCCACGACCACGGCTCGCACCATACCGATTCGATCGTGACCGAGGACGCCAAGGCCGCCGAGAAATTCCTGAGCGAGGTCGACTCCGCGATCGTGCTGCACAACGCATCGACCCAGTTCGCCGACGGCGGCGAGTTCGGCTTCGGCGCCGAGATCGGAATCGCCACCGGCAAATTCCACGCCCGCGGCCCGGTCGGCGCCGAGCAACTGACGAGCTTCAAGTACCGCGTCCACGGCACCGGGCAGACGCGGCCGTGA
- the proB gene encoding glutamate 5-kinase, with product MKRPALKNFRRIVVKVGSSLLVDSEAGEVRAAWLSALVDDIARLHKEGREVMVVSSGSIALGRSRLKLPRGPLKLEESQGAAAVGQIALARIWSEVLGRHGIGAGQILVTLQDTEERRRYLNARSTIAKLLEWHAVPVINENDTVATNEIRYGDNDRLAARVATMTSADLLILLSDIDGLYTAPPAVDPDAKLIPVVESITAEIEAMAGSAGSELSRGGMTTKIEAGKIATTAGTHMLIASGKIEHPLQAIADGGRCTWFLTPANPVTARKRWIAGSLEPKGTLTIDAGAVNALRAGKSLLPAGVIRVDGQFARGDAVVVRGPDTHEIGRGLVAYDAEEAERIKGHSSPEVMAILGTSGRSEMIHRDDLVVGPAGPIPAK from the coding sequence ATGAAACGCCCCGCGCTCAAGAATTTTCGCCGTATCGTCGTCAAGGTCGGCTCATCATTGCTGGTCGATTCGGAGGCCGGCGAGGTGCGCGCGGCGTGGCTTTCGGCGCTGGTTGACGACATCGCCAGGCTGCATAAGGAAGGCCGTGAGGTCATGGTGGTGTCGTCGGGCTCGATCGCGCTCGGCCGCAGCCGACTCAAGCTGCCGCGCGGACCGCTGAAGCTCGAGGAGAGCCAGGGCGCCGCCGCGGTCGGGCAGATCGCGCTGGCGCGGATCTGGTCGGAGGTGCTCGGCCGTCACGGCATTGGCGCAGGGCAAATCCTGGTCACGCTGCAGGACACCGAGGAGCGCCGCCGCTATCTCAACGCGCGCTCGACGATCGCAAAGCTGCTCGAATGGCACGCGGTGCCCGTCATCAACGAGAACGACACGGTCGCCACCAACGAGATCCGCTACGGCGACAATGATCGCCTCGCCGCCCGCGTCGCCACCATGACGAGCGCGGACCTGCTGATCCTGCTGTCGGACATCGACGGCCTCTACACCGCACCGCCGGCGGTTGATCCCGATGCGAAGCTGATCCCGGTCGTCGAAAGCATCACCGCGGAGATCGAGGCGATGGCGGGCTCTGCCGGATCCGAGCTGTCGCGCGGCGGCATGACCACCAAGATCGAGGCCGGCAAGATCGCGACCACCGCGGGCACGCATATGCTGATCGCCTCCGGCAAGATCGAGCATCCCTTGCAGGCGATCGCCGACGGCGGCCGCTGCACCTGGTTCCTGACCCCGGCCAATCCCGTCACCGCGCGCAAGCGCTGGATCGCGGGTTCGCTGGAGCCGAAGGGCACGCTGACCATCGACGCCGGCGCCGTGAATGCGCTGCGCGCCGGCAAGAGCCTGTTGCCGGCCGGCGTCATCCGGGTCGACGGCCAGTTCGCCCGCGGCGACGCCGTGGTGGTGCGCGGCCCCGACACCCATGAAATCGGCCGCGGCCTGGTCGCCTATGACGCCGAGGAGGCCGAGCGGATCAAGGGCCATTCCTCGCCGGAGGTGATGGCCATTCTGGGCACCAGCGGCCGCTCCGAGATGATCCATCGCGACGATCTCGTGGTCGGCCCGGCCGGGCCAATCCCGGCCAAATAG
- the obgE gene encoding GTPase ObgE encodes MKFLDEAKVYIRSGDGGNGCVAFRREKFIEFGGPSGGNGGRGGDVIIESVDGLNTLIDYRYQQHFKAQKGGNGMGKDRHGANGKPILLKVPVGTQVFDEDRETLIHDFTKLGEKFVLAKGGNGGFGNAHFKSSTNRAPRNANPGAPGEERWIWLRLKLIADAGLVGLPNAGKSTFLSVVSAARPKIADYPFTTLHPQLGVVNFGGREFVLADIPGLIEGAHEGAGLGDRFLGHVERCRVLLHLVDATCEHAGKAYKTVRTELEAYEGHLADKIEIVGLNKIDAVAPEELKKQKDRLKRAAKKTPLLLSGATGTGVQDALGALVEVIGEAPVSSKAKGEAEPWATPVPQG; translated from the coding sequence ATGAAATTCCTCGATGAAGCGAAGGTCTATATCCGCTCCGGCGACGGCGGCAACGGCTGCGTCGCGTTCCGGCGCGAGAAGTTCATCGAGTTCGGCGGCCCCTCCGGCGGCAATGGCGGTCGCGGCGGCGACGTCATCATCGAATCCGTCGACGGCCTGAACACGCTGATCGACTATCGCTATCAGCAGCACTTCAAGGCGCAGAAGGGCGGCAATGGCATGGGCAAGGACCGCCACGGCGCCAACGGCAAGCCGATCCTGCTGAAGGTGCCGGTCGGCACCCAAGTGTTCGACGAAGACCGCGAGACGCTGATCCACGACTTTACGAAGCTCGGCGAGAAATTCGTGCTCGCCAAGGGCGGCAATGGCGGTTTCGGCAACGCGCATTTCAAATCCTCCACCAATCGCGCACCGCGCAACGCCAATCCCGGCGCGCCGGGCGAAGAGCGCTGGATCTGGCTGCGGCTGAAGCTGATTGCCGATGCCGGTCTCGTCGGTCTGCCCAACGCCGGCAAATCGACCTTCCTGTCGGTGGTCAGTGCGGCGCGGCCGAAGATCGCCGACTATCCCTTCACCACGCTGCACCCGCAGCTCGGCGTGGTGAACTTCGGCGGCCGCGAATTCGTGCTGGCCGACATTCCCGGGCTGATCGAAGGCGCGCATGAAGGCGCCGGCCTCGGCGACCGTTTCCTCGGCCATGTCGAGCGCTGCCGCGTGCTGCTGCACCTGGTGGATGCGACCTGCGAGCATGCCGGCAAGGCCTACAAGACCGTGCGTACCGAGCTCGAAGCGTATGAGGGCCATCTGGCCGACAAGATCGAGATCGTCGGGCTGAACAAGATCGACGCGGTCGCGCCGGAAGAATTGAAGAAGCAGAAGGACCGGCTGAAGCGGGCGGCGAAGAAGACGCCACTGCTGCTGTCCGGGGCCACCGGCACAGGTGTGCAGGACGCGCTTGGCGCACTCGTCGAGGTGATCGGCGAGGCGCCGGTGTCCAGCAAGGCCAAGGGCGAGGCGGAGCCGTGGGCGACGCCGGTGCCGCAGGGTTGA
- a CDS encoding MaoC family dehydratase produces MTEFDPTQHRMVTAQRWFEDFVLGERFVIPSRTQTSAVFAAFQTASGDTHPIHYDVEYCRARGMPDLLAHGFQTLVHTAPGAGLFPYVVEESLIGFLEQSSKFLKPVYAGDTIYPALEVIELAPGRTTGVVTLRSTVHNQRRELVLEGVQKFLVRRRPG; encoded by the coding sequence ATGACCGAGTTCGACCCCACCCAACATCGCATGGTGACCGCGCAGCGCTGGTTCGAGGATTTTGTGCTCGGCGAGCGCTTCGTGATTCCGAGCCGGACCCAAACCTCCGCCGTGTTTGCCGCATTCCAGACCGCGAGCGGCGACACCCATCCGATCCACTATGACGTCGAATATTGCCGCGCGCGCGGCATGCCGGACCTGCTTGCGCATGGTTTCCAGACCCTGGTGCACACCGCGCCGGGCGCGGGGTTGTTTCCCTATGTGGTGGAGGAGTCGCTGATCGGCTTCCTCGAGCAGTCGAGCAAGTTCCTGAAACCGGTCTATGCCGGCGACACCATCTATCCGGCGCTGGAAGTGATCGAGCTCGCCCCGGGCCGCACCACCGGCGTGGTGACGCTGCGCTCGACCGTGCACAACCAGCGCCGCGAACTGGTGTTGGAGGGGGTGCAGAAGTTCTTGGTGCGGCGGCGCCCGGGTTAG
- a CDS encoding DMT family transporter, with product MSLFAKLSSYDDRSARLAGIGLMLLSIFMFSFGDAMGKFIVATYSVGQLLWLRACAALLVLLPIVWQRRADFLHLERPWLQLLRVTLSTLEVAAFFLATVYLPLADVITYYLACPIFVTALSGLVLGEHVGWRRWTAILIGFCGVLIALRPSTQTVSWPALIALGGSTSFALLMLITRSLRATPDIVLTTSQFCGTFVLGAVLSPIGWVTPTAGSLVLFAAAGLISVAALFCVNRSLKLAPASVVVPYQYSMIVWAVIFGFAVFGDVPSWATIFGAAIIIAAGLYIFLREQQLGREEPAVNPPA from the coding sequence ATGAGCCTGTTCGCAAAACTGTCCTCCTACGACGATCGATCGGCGCGGCTCGCCGGCATCGGCCTGATGCTGCTGTCGATCTTCATGTTCTCGTTCGGCGACGCGATGGGCAAATTCATCGTCGCGACCTACTCGGTCGGGCAGCTCCTATGGCTGCGCGCCTGCGCGGCGTTGCTCGTGCTGCTGCCGATCGTGTGGCAGCGGCGTGCGGATTTTCTGCATCTCGAGCGCCCGTGGCTGCAATTGCTGCGCGTCACGCTGTCGACGCTGGAGGTCGCGGCGTTCTTTCTGGCGACCGTCTATCTGCCGCTCGCCGACGTCATCACCTACTATCTGGCGTGCCCGATCTTCGTCACCGCGCTGTCCGGCCTCGTGCTCGGCGAGCATGTCGGCTGGCGGCGCTGGACTGCGATCCTGATCGGCTTCTGCGGCGTACTGATCGCGCTCAGGCCATCGACGCAGACGGTGAGCTGGCCCGCGCTGATTGCGCTCGGCGGCAGCACCTCGTTCGCGCTGCTGATGCTGATCACCCGCTCGCTGCGTGCGACGCCCGACATCGTCCTGACGACGTCGCAATTTTGCGGCACGTTCGTCCTGGGCGCGGTGCTCTCGCCGATCGGCTGGGTGACGCCGACCGCTGGCAGCCTGGTGCTGTTCGCCGCCGCCGGCCTCATCTCGGTCGCCGCGCTGTTCTGCGTCAACCGCTCGCTGAAGCTCGCACCGGCCAGCGTCGTGGTGCCCTACCAATATTCGATGATCGTGTGGGCGGTGATCTTCGGCTTCGCGGTGTTCGGCGACGTGCCGTCATGGGCCACGATCTTCGGCGCCGCGATCATCATCGCAGCAGGCCTCTACATCTTCCTGCGCGAGCAGCAGCTCGGACGCGAGGAGCCTGCGGTGAATCCGCCGGCGTGA
- a CDS encoding GNAT family N-acetyltransferase: MLQEIPTPTTLREARACVLETERLTLRKPTLADVKAIARLANDRRIAENTRRLPYPYSQDDAIDFVRALAERGRETAFLIENNHTPIGMVGIDWRDGITPELGYWLGVDHWGQGFGTEAARAVIDYFFEEFDLDHLISGARVVNPSSRNILEKCGFQWSGVELHRFEALGSSSPVDCFRLSRSVWASLKNWNNSTRRHG; the protein is encoded by the coding sequence ATGTTGCAGGAAATCCCGACGCCGACGACCTTGCGTGAGGCAAGAGCTTGCGTCCTCGAGACCGAACGGCTGACATTGCGCAAGCCGACTCTCGCGGACGTAAAAGCAATTGCTCGCCTCGCCAATGATCGCCGCATCGCCGAGAACACCCGCCGCCTGCCGTACCCCTACAGCCAGGACGACGCCATCGACTTCGTGCGAGCCCTCGCCGAACGCGGACGCGAAACGGCTTTCCTGATCGAGAACAATCACACGCCGATCGGCATGGTCGGCATCGACTGGCGCGACGGGATCACGCCGGAGCTCGGCTACTGGCTCGGCGTCGACCATTGGGGCCAGGGCTTCGGCACCGAGGCCGCTCGCGCGGTGATCGATTACTTCTTCGAGGAGTTCGACCTCGACCACCTGATCTCCGGCGCGCGGGTGGTGAACCCGTCGTCGCGCAACATCCTCGAGAAGTGCGGCTTCCAGTGGAGCGGCGTCGAGCTGCATCGTTTCGAGGCGCTCGGCTCGTCGAGCCCGGTCGACTGCTTCCGTCTCTCGCGGAGCGTCTGGGCGTCGCTGAAGAACTGGAACAATTCGACGCGCCGGCACGGATAG
- the rpmA gene encoding 50S ribosomal protein L27, with protein MAHKKAGGSSRNGRDSKGKRLGIKAFGGERVIPGNIIARQRGTTWHPGLNVGMGTDHTLFAKIEGHVEFRAKANGRTFVSVIPMAEAAK; from the coding sequence ATGGCTCACAAAAAAGCAGGCGGTTCATCGCGCAACGGACGTGATTCCAAGGGCAAGCGCCTTGGCATCAAGGCGTTCGGCGGCGAGCGCGTGATCCCCGGTAACATCATCGCGCGTCAGCGCGGCACCACCTGGCATCCCGGCCTTAATGTCGGCATGGGCACCGATCATACTCTCTTCGCCAAGATCGAGGGTCATGTCGAGTTCCGTGCCAAAGCCAACGGCCGCACATTCGTATCGGTTATCCCGATGGCGGAAGCGGCCAAGTAG
- the rplU gene encoding 50S ribosomal protein L21, producing the protein MFAVIKTGGRQYRVVPNDVLEIGKIAGDVGTIVQLGEVLVLGGDTPVLGTPTVAGASVAAEVLQHKRGAKVIAFKKRRRKNSRRKRGYRDELTVLRITEILADNAKPTIGPRPKREKVAAPADGEDAAPKAAKKKAPAAKKAPAKKAAAKSEKK; encoded by the coding sequence ATGTTCGCAGTCATCAAAACCGGCGGCCGGCAGTACCGTGTCGTTCCGAATGATGTACTCGAGATAGGCAAGATCGCCGGCGACGTCGGCACGATCGTGCAGCTTGGTGAAGTTCTGGTGCTCGGCGGTGACACGCCGGTGCTGGGAACGCCCACCGTGGCAGGCGCCTCCGTTGCAGCCGAAGTGCTGCAGCACAAGCGCGGCGCCAAGGTGATCGCGTTCAAGAAGCGTCGCCGCAAGAATTCACGCCGCAAGCGCGGTTACCGCGATGAGCTGACGGTGCTTCGCATCACCGAGATCCTCGCCGATAACGCCAAGCCGACCATCGGCCCGCGGCCGAAGAGGGAAAAGGTCGCAGCGCCCGCCGATGGCGAGGACGCCGCACCCAAGGCGGCCAAGAAGAAGGCGCCGGCCGCCAAGAAGGCTCCGGCCAAGAAGGCCGCCGCCAAAAGCGAGAAGAAGTGA
- a CDS encoding alpha/beta hydrolase, producing the protein MEHVTIRANGAAFHVAKTGKGRPLLLLHGWPEFWLTWKPVMTRLADRFTLIAPDLRGFGDSDKPAGPYGPDQHADDMLALLDALGIAKAGVVGHDVGGAVMQPLARKAPERIAGLFFFDFVYPGIGARMAAPDRLNHIWYQSFHQMEMAPALVGATRENCRTYIGHFLRNWSHRKAAFDDVLEAFTDNFFKPGNLAGGFAHYRAAHAARVKMMQGEALALPPIAVPTCIRWAEHDPLFPYAWTDRLGETFTHLDLKMFPDVGHFPHREHPDRAASEIAGFFGRINWR; encoded by the coding sequence ATGGAGCATGTGACGATTCGAGCCAACGGCGCGGCGTTCCACGTCGCAAAGACCGGCAAGGGCAGGCCGCTGCTGCTGCTGCACGGCTGGCCGGAATTCTGGCTGACCTGGAAGCCGGTGATGACCCGGCTGGCCGACCGCTTCACGCTGATCGCGCCCGATTTGCGCGGCTTCGGCGACAGCGACAAGCCCGCGGGACCTTACGGCCCCGATCAACATGCCGACGACATGCTGGCGCTGCTGGACGCGCTCGGCATAGCGAAAGCCGGCGTCGTCGGCCATGACGTCGGCGGCGCGGTGATGCAGCCCTTGGCCCGCAAGGCGCCCGAGCGCATCGCCGGCCTGTTCTTCTTCGATTTTGTCTACCCTGGCATCGGTGCCCGCATGGCTGCGCCCGACCGGCTGAACCACATCTGGTACCAATCGTTCCACCAGATGGAGATGGCACCAGCGCTGGTCGGCGCGACGCGCGAGAATTGCCGGACCTATATCGGCCATTTCCTGCGCAACTGGTCGCATCGCAAGGCCGCCTTCGATGACGTGCTCGAGGCCTTCACCGACAACTTCTTCAAGCCGGGTAACCTCGCCGGCGGCTTCGCCCACTACCGCGCGGCGCATGCGGCACGCGTGAAGATGATGCAGGGCGAGGCCCTGGCGCTGCCGCCTATCGCGGTGCCAACCTGCATCCGCTGGGCGGAGCACGATCCGCTGTTTCCCTATGCCTGGACCGACCGGCTCGGCGAAACCTTCACTCATCTCGACCTGAAGATGTTTCCCGACGTCGGGCATTTTCCGCATCGTGAGCACCCCGACCGCGCGGCCTCCGAGATCGCGGGCTTCTTCGGTCGAATCAATTGGAGGTAG